Proteins co-encoded in one Callospermophilus lateralis isolate mCalLat2 chromosome 2, mCalLat2.hap1, whole genome shotgun sequence genomic window:
- the LOC143390516 gene encoding olfactory receptor 10W1-like, whose protein sequence is MTWGNHSVMMQFVFLAYPSCPELRVLSFLGVSMAYALIITGNVLIVVSIQAEARLRVPMYYFLGSLSGVEMCYTAVVVPHILANTLQSGKTITLLGCATQMAFFIALGSADCFVLAAMAYDRYVAICHPLQYPLIMTLTVCVRLVVASVVTGLFLSLQLVAFIFSLPFCQARGIQHFFCDVPPVMQLVCTNSHFHELSVLVAATLAIAVPFFLIATSYAFIAATVLQMHSAAGRHRAFSTCSSHLAVVLLQYGCCAFMYLRPRSSYHPRQDQFISLVYTLGTPMLNPLIYTLRNSEMKGAIGKVLTRNCGSLRV, encoded by the coding sequence ATGACCTGGGGGAACCACTCGGTGATGATGCAGTTTGTGTTCCTGGCCTACCCCTCCTGCCCAGAGCTGCGAGTGCTGTCCTTCCTGGGGGTCAGCATGGCTTATGCACTTATCATCACCGGGAATGTCCTCATTGTGGTGTCCATCCAGGCTGAAGCCCGCCTCCGTGTGCCCATGTACTATTTCCTGGGCAGCCTCTCAGGGGTAGAAATGTGCTACACTGCTGTGGTGGTGCCCCACATCCTGGCCAACACCCTGCAGTCAGGGAAGACCATCACCCTCCTGGGCTGCGCCACTCAGATGGCCTTCTTCATTGCACTTGGCAGTGCAGACTGCTTCGTCTTGGCTGCCATGGCCTATGACAGATACGTCGCCATTTGTCACCCCTTGCAGTACCCTCTCATCATGACTCTGACTGTTTGTGTCCGCCTGGTGGTGGCATCTGTGGTCACCGGCTTGTTCCTGTCCTTACAACTGGTGGCCTTCATCTTCTCTCTGCCATTCTGCCAGGCTCGGGGTATTCAGCACTTCTTTTGTGATGTGCCACCCGTCATGCAACTGGTGTGTACCAACAGCCACTTCCATGAGCTGTCAGTGCTGGTGGCAGCCACACTGGCCATTGCCGTGCCTTTCTTCCTCATCGCCACCTCCTACGCCTTCATAGCGGCCACTGTGCTCCAGATGCACTCTGCAGCTGGCCGCCACAGGGCCTTCTCCACCTGCTCCTCCCACCTGGCTGTGGTGCTGCTGCAGTATGGCTGCTGTGCCTTCATGTACCTGCGCCCCCGCTCCAGCTACCACCCCCGGCAAGATCAGTTCATCTCACTCGTCTACACACTGGGCACCCCAATGCTCAACCCCCTCATCTACACACTGAGGAACAGCGAGATGAAAGGGGCCATTGGGAAAGTGCTTACCAGGAACTGTGGCTCCCTGAGAGTCTAg
- the LOC143390517 gene encoding olfactory receptor 10W1-like: MTWGNHSVMMQFVFLAYPSCPELRVLSFLGVSMAYALIITGNVLIVVSIQAEARLRVPMYYFLGSLSGVEMCYTAVVVPHILANTLQSGKTITLLGCATQMAFFIALGSADCFVLAAMAYDRYVAICHPLQYPLIMTLTVCVRLVVASVVTGLFLSLQLVAFIFSLPFCQARGIQHFFCDVPPVMQLVCTNSHFHELSVLVAATLAIAVPFFLIATSYAFIAATVLQMHSAAGRHRAFSTCSSHLALVLLQYGCCAFMYLRPRSSYHPRQDQFISLVYTLGTPMLNPLIYTLRNSEMKGAIGKVLTRNCGSLRV; encoded by the coding sequence ATGACCTGGGGGAACCACTCGGTGATGATGCAGTTTGTGTTCCTGGCCTACCCCTCCTGCCCAGAGCTGCGAGTCCTGTCCTTCCTGGGGGTCAGCATGGCCTATGCACTTATCATCACCGGGAATGTCCTCATTGTGGTGTCCATCCAGGCTGAAGCCCGCCTCCGTGTGCCCATGTACTATTTCCTGGGCAGCCTCTCAGGGGTAGAAATGTGCTACACTGCTGTGGTGGTGCCCCACATCCTGGCCAACACCCTGCAGTCAGGGAAGACCATCACCCTCCTGGGCTGCGCCACTCAGATGGCCTTCTTCATTGCACTTGGCAGTGCAGACTGCTTCGTCTTGGCTGCCATGGCCTATGACAGATACGTCGCCATTTGTCACCCCTTGCAGTACCCTCTCATCATGACTCTGACTGTTTGTGTCCGCCTGGTGGTGGCATCTGTGGTCACCGGCTTGTTCCTGTCCTTACAACTGGTGGCCTTCATCTTCTCTCTGCCATTCTGCCAGGCTCGGGGTATTCAGCACTTCTTTTGTGATGTGCCACCCGTCATGCAACTGGTGTGTACCAACAGCCACTTCCATGAGCTGTCAGTGCTGGTGGCAGCCACACTGGCCATTGCCGTGCCTTTCTTCCTCATCGCCACTTCCTACGCCTTCATAGCGGCCACTGTGCTCCAGATGCACTCTGCAGCTGGCCGCCACAGGGCCTTCTCCACCTGCTCCTCCCACCTGGCTCTGGTGCTGCTGCAGTATGGCTGCTGTGCCTTCATGTACCTGCGCCCCCGCTCCAGCTACCACCCCCGGCAAGATCAGTTCATCTCACTCGTCTACACACTGGGCACCCCAATGCTCAACCCCCTCATCTACACACTGAGGAACAGCGAGATGAAAGGGGCCATTGGGAAAGTGCTTACCAGGAACTGTGGCTCCCTGAGAGTCTAG